A genome region from Deltaproteobacteria bacterium CG11_big_fil_rev_8_21_14_0_20_42_23 includes the following:
- a CDS encoding pyridine nucleotide-disulfide oxidoreductase — MARKKYQLVIIGGGVGGLVAASGAAQLGAKVALVEKARLGGDCLHYGCVPTKSLVRSAHVAHLCKNAALFGMKMKNFEVDFHKVQERRLKVQHHLEEHDDPKRFEEMGVDLYFGEGTFLDANRFEVDDTILQAQHFLIATGTRPAVPPIAGIETSAYLTNETILGLIDLPKRLTILGGGPIGIEYAQLMQRMGSQVSVLEMGDRILPRDDEGLTRRLSHMLSAEGVCIHTGVEVNKVERKRSGVTVTAASAKGEVVLESDQLLVSAGRLPNLAGLGLEKIGVETSKRGIKVNDMLQTSVPHIYAVGDVTGTYAFTHMAEYQAGIALSNILYPIRRHADYSAVPWVTYTDPELASVGMGQVEAREKFGASAIEVLRFPVEEIDRSLIDGYQKGLAKIICTKRGRIIGASILAHRAGDLLPAFCLAIRKKMKVQDLAQTVLPYPTAGQIVWRTSQQWYRKKLFDGWFGKASKWWLKFKR; from the coding sequence ATGGCACGGAAAAAATATCAACTGGTGATTATTGGTGGCGGTGTTGGTGGTCTTGTTGCTGCAAGTGGAGCGGCTCAATTGGGTGCAAAGGTTGCTCTGGTTGAAAAAGCGCGCTTGGGTGGCGACTGCCTTCACTATGGTTGCGTTCCCACAAAATCACTTGTGCGTTCGGCGCATGTTGCTCATCTTTGCAAAAATGCAGCCCTGTTTGGCATGAAGATGAAAAATTTTGAAGTCGATTTTCACAAAGTGCAAGAACGCCGTTTGAAGGTTCAACATCACCTTGAAGAACATGATGATCCAAAACGCTTCGAAGAAATGGGTGTTGATCTTTATTTTGGTGAGGGCACTTTTCTTGATGCCAATCGCTTTGAAGTTGATGACACCATTTTGCAAGCGCAACATTTTCTTATTGCAACAGGAACTCGCCCCGCAGTTCCACCTATAGCTGGCATTGAGACCAGTGCTTATTTGACCAACGAAACCATTTTGGGCCTCATCGATTTGCCAAAGCGTTTAACTATTCTTGGTGGTGGACCTATTGGAATTGAATACGCGCAACTGATGCAACGGATGGGTTCGCAAGTTTCTGTTTTGGAAATGGGCGATCGCATTTTGCCAAGAGATGATGAAGGCTTAACGCGCCGGCTTTCGCATATGCTTTCTGCTGAAGGAGTTTGTATTCACACTGGTGTTGAAGTGAACAAAGTGGAGCGAAAACGATCTGGTGTTACTGTGACGGCAGCATCCGCAAAAGGTGAAGTAGTCCTTGAAAGCGATCAGCTTTTGGTTTCTGCTGGAAGGCTGCCAAACCTTGCGGGGCTTGGATTAGAGAAGATTGGAGTTGAAACAAGCAAACGCGGTATCAAGGTAAATGACATGCTGCAAACAAGTGTGCCACACATTTACGCTGTAGGCGATGTGACGGGAACGTATGCATTTACGCATATGGCAGAATATCAAGCAGGAATTGCTCTCAGTAATATTTTGTATCCCATCAGAAGGCATGCAGATTATTCAGCTGTGCCTTGGGTAACGTATACAGATCCTGAACTTGCCAGTGTTGGTATGGGGCAGGTAGAAGCGCGTGAAAAATTTGGAGCGTCTGCGATTGAAGTGTTACGTTTTCCCGTTGAAGAAATTGACCGCTCGCTCATTGATGGTTATCAAAAAGGACTTGCCAAAATTATTTGCACTAAACGCGGAAGAATAATAGGCGCAAGTATTCTAGCGCACAGAGCTGGAGATTTGCTTCCAGCATTTTGTTTGGCCATCCGCAAAAAAATGAAAGTGCAAGACTTGGCGCAAACGGTTTTGCCGTATCCAACAGCAGGTCAAATTGTGTGGCGCACAAGCCAGCAGTGGTATCGCAAAAAACTTTTTGATGGTTGGTTTGGAAAAGCCAGTAAATGGTGGTTGAAGTTTAAGCGATAG
- a CDS encoding A/G-specific adenine glycosylase: MDKKSTPSLQTKKETSKAFQNTILSWFEKNGRDLPWRKTRNPYHIWVSEVMLQQTQVDRVVDYYQRFLQRYPALNDLANSTWDEMLEYWRGLGFYRRGRNMLKTAQAIVAEHAGHFPQDVETLETLPGIGPYTSRAIAVFAYEQDKLVLDTNTSRIFSRYFGIEGENLLKTLAEEAHWLVPKGKAWAFHQSLMDFGSSICGAKTPLCSECPLQKKCVFAQQAPTQKENTLPKKKLKKEVSSDRVEVAVGIIHKQGKILITKRQSGKHLAGLWEFPGGKREGKEDWRTCLKREIFEELGIEVAVRPHDWLVDYDYGDQLVHLRFHRCSILKGEATGKENQKLKWVSPQDLLQHNFPAANEQIIHELATARYVDPTV; encoded by the coding sequence ATGGATAAAAAATCAACGCCGAGCTTACAGACGAAGAAAGAAACTAGCAAGGCTTTTCAAAATACAATCCTCTCTTGGTTTGAAAAAAATGGACGAGATCTTCCTTGGAGAAAAACCAGAAACCCTTATCACATTTGGGTTTCCGAGGTGATGCTTCAACAAACTCAAGTTGATCGTGTTGTGGATTATTATCAACGCTTTTTGCAACGTTATCCAGCACTCAATGACTTAGCCAATTCAACTTGGGATGAAATGCTGGAATACTGGCGCGGCTTAGGCTTTTACCGCCGCGGACGCAACATGCTAAAAACTGCGCAGGCCATTGTTGCAGAACATGCCGGACATTTTCCGCAAGATGTTGAAACCTTAGAAACACTTCCTGGCATTGGACCTTATACTTCGCGAGCTATTGCCGTGTTTGCTTACGAGCAAGACAAGCTTGTGCTTGATACCAATACCAGCAGAATTTTTTCACGCTACTTTGGCATTGAAGGAGAAAATCTTTTAAAAACTCTGGCCGAAGAAGCTCATTGGCTGGTGCCTAAAGGAAAAGCCTGGGCCTTTCACCAAAGCTTGATGGATTTTGGTTCCTCAATCTGCGGTGCAAAAACCCCTCTCTGCTCTGAATGTCCTTTGCAAAAAAAATGTGTGTTTGCGCAGCAAGCTCCAACTCAAAAAGAAAATACTTTGCCTAAAAAGAAGTTAAAAAAAGAAGTTTCATCAGATCGAGTTGAAGTTGCTGTTGGTATTATTCACAAACAAGGAAAAATTCTTATTACCAAAAGACAAAGCGGAAAACACCTTGCTGGTTTGTGGGAATTTCCTGGCGGAAAACGCGAAGGCAAAGAAGATTGGCGAACCTGCTTGAAGCGCGAAATTTTTGAAGAGTTAGGAATTGAAGTTGCAGTTCGCCCGCATGATTGGTTGGTGGATTACGATTACGGCGACCAGCTAGTCCACTTACGTTTTCATCGTTGCTCAATTTTAAAAGGCGAAGCAACAGGAAAAGAAAACCAAAAACTAAAATGGGTTTCCCCGCAAGACCTTCTCCAACACAACTTTCCCGCCGCCAACGAACAAATCATCCACGAACTTGCCACAGCTAGATACGTTGATCCTACGGTTTAG
- a CDS encoding glycosyltransferase, with the protein MAVKTRLIAFCRDVHLNRVYFSSRYPRKCIRGCFHMLSIIIPNYNDAESLQKNLPVLKRNFPHAEILVVDGGSSDGSQSLVEQMPAVSLIRSSRLQRAYQMNLGAYEATGSVLLFLHADTVLSVGACADVIAAAKDPQVKAGFFRFKLDEKKWKYRSIEWMVKKRIRLFNLPYGDQGLFIRKDFFDKLDGFPALDLMEDVAMIEKIKRNEKLFSFPGAALTSARRWKKKGVVRISLFHGVLLFAYKCGVKPETLSGWRKKWG; encoded by the coding sequence ATGGCAGTGAAGACACGCCTGATTGCATTTTGCCGTGATGTTCACTTGAACCGTGTTTATTTTTCGTCGCGTTATCCGCGGAAATGTATTAGGGGCTGTTTTCATATGTTGAGTATTATCATTCCAAATTATAACGATGCAGAGTCTCTACAGAAGAATTTGCCAGTCCTCAAGAGAAATTTTCCTCATGCCGAAATTTTGGTGGTAGATGGCGGGTCAAGTGATGGTTCGCAAAGCCTTGTGGAGCAAATGCCAGCGGTTAGCCTTATTCGTTCGTCGCGTTTGCAGCGAGCGTATCAAATGAATCTTGGCGCTTACGAAGCAACGGGAAGTGTGCTTTTGTTCTTGCACGCTGATACCGTTTTAAGTGTTGGTGCCTGTGCAGATGTTATTGCAGCTGCAAAAGATCCGCAGGTGAAGGCGGGTTTTTTTCGTTTCAAGCTTGATGAAAAAAAATGGAAATATCGTTCAATAGAGTGGATGGTGAAAAAACGCATTCGGCTGTTCAACCTTCCTTATGGGGATCAGGGCTTATTTATTCGAAAAGATTTTTTTGATAAACTTGATGGTTTTCCGGCTCTTGACCTTATGGAAGATGTTGCCATGATTGAAAAAATAAAACGCAATGAAAAACTTTTTTCATTTCCTGGAGCAGCACTTACTTCAGCAAGACGATGGAAGAAAAAAGGCGTTGTCCGCATTAGCTTATTTCATGGGGTTTTGCTGTTTGCTTATAAATGCGGAGTAAAACCAGAAACCTTATCAGGTTGGAGAAAGAAGTGGGGATGA
- a CDS encoding radical SAM protein encodes MKTAPNTFPRITRRKINTVQVNITAKCNQACLHCHVESSPKRTEGMNKETVDLLLEKIFEADVKTVDITGGAPEMNEHFRYFVSALRSKNIRVLDRCNLTILTEPGYETLAQFLADQGVELVCSLPCYTPENVDQQRGNGTFSKSILGLQMLNSLGYGKENTNLVLNLMYNPGGASLPPAQEKLEADYKKRLSQDFGIVFNQLFCLTNMPIKRFDTWLKRHEKYESYMQLLKENYNEKTLENVMCRDLISVRWDGYLYDCDFNLALDLPLAGKQIHLSEVNFNDGYPTEIAVAKHCFACTAGCGSSCGGTIA; translated from the coding sequence ATGAAAACAGCCCCTAATACATTTCCGCGGATAACGCGACGAAAAATAAACACGGTTCAAGTGAACATCACGGCAAAATGCAATCAGGCGTGTCTTCACTGCCATGTTGAATCAAGTCCAAAACGAACTGAAGGTATGAACAAAGAAACAGTGGACTTGCTGCTTGAAAAAATTTTTGAAGCAGATGTGAAAACAGTTGATATCACTGGCGGTGCACCTGAAATGAATGAACATTTTCGTTATTTTGTTTCAGCACTTCGTTCAAAAAACATTCGCGTCCTCGATCGCTGCAACCTCACCATCCTCACCGAACCAGGTTACGAAACCTTAGCGCAATTCTTGGCAGATCAAGGTGTAGAGCTGGTTTGCTCTCTGCCATGCTACACGCCTGAGAATGTTGATCAACAACGCGGAAATGGAACCTTTTCAAAAAGTATCCTTGGCCTTCAGATGCTGAACTCGCTTGGATATGGAAAAGAAAACACAAACCTCGTGCTCAACCTTATGTACAATCCGGGTGGCGCAAGCCTTCCTCCTGCTCAAGAAAAATTGGAGGCTGACTACAAAAAGCGGCTCTCGCAAGATTTTGGCATCGTCTTCAACCAACTTTTTTGTCTCACCAATATGCCCATCAAGCGTTTTGATACGTGGCTCAAAAGACATGAAAAATACGAAAGCTACATGCAGTTGTTAAAGGAAAACTATAACGAGAAAACACTTGAAAATGTCATGTGCAGAGATCTCATTTCGGTTCGCTGGGATGGATATCTCTACGACTGCGATTTCAACTTAGCACTCGATCTTCCCCTTGCAGGAAAACAGATCCACTTAAGTGAGGTCAATTTCAACGACGGCTATCCAACTGAAATTGCGGTAGCCAAACACTGCTTTGCTTGTACTGCAGGCTGCGGCTCAAGTTGCGGTGGAACTATCGCTTAA